From the genome of Bactrocera oleae isolate idBacOlea1 chromosome 2, idBacOlea1, whole genome shotgun sequence, one region includes:
- the Tl gene encoding protein toll, with protein sequence MKDHQPYKRKRTLHKISYTQTTTTKAAKMLQHIPPATSGCFSTPRPRFTTQQCFTFALALFIAVCQLPGATVAVFSQKNCRDLGANSHCQCSTMPSRYEIQCPPMDFNHKFTLLISPGEHVQIDCGRVDAREYNLLPSMSIGDSKIVQIRQCPLPGHDPIARLFEHLGITKVNYLMFESGELGANLTRHHLSDLKNLAHLRFSSNSLTHMPEDLFADLGNLNWLDLRSNNVNLTEKLFEPLKNLTFLELGHNNLKTLPRGIFKNQQKLLHLNLWGNQLRNLTRDVFEDATSLTDIDLSANNIETFAPDVFQPLTQLGSLYISANHIRELPFGLFSNTKNLTEFRLINNRVALIALPSKLFANLSHLKEVRLSCELESVPEDLFENSNKLANLTLNDNMLTTLPEQLLRDQHELYDLDLSHNRLQTLPDGLFQNTRKLVKLKLSHNQLREISSELFNPLVNLELLLLDNNNLLTINIYAFRDTANLKFLDLENNQIDLAEAHAAILEPTAYSNSEFDANSPFQFLYKLQQLNLRNNSIMYIFNDWKTQLLELQKLDISYNNITIFHDQDLQFLSKHPVEVNLTHNLIHEISFNTIHIMDAPFANRLVRIDLNDNPLHCDCLMLPFLKFIFNEFKDKFENKIELLTSNLQCEGPTALQGKHMEELSYMELLCPLDDSASSEKRCPRGCDCWVRPHDYMLLVNCSNGNLTRLPALPHEPLLKGIVLFVENNNLMRLPLSSTTGYADVKQLHAAGNQLRAIEANNLPLGLQYLDLRHNMLQRLNESVLDYLNSSSTMEALLLSHNAWLCDCETRPLLEFTQSATVLQKLKVRDFNQMRCAIDPMKPQNVQWFKEISVADICPTQMGLVIAMGISIALLGLLIGICVALFYKYNQEIKVFLYAHNWCLWFVTEEELDKEKKYDAFVSYSHKDESFIADYLVPQLEHGPIPFKLCIHVRDFIVGGCIPDQIIRSVDESRRTIVVLSQNFIESVWARMEFRAAHQSALNEKRNRLIVIIYSDIENIENLDSELQAYLKTNTYLKWGDPYFWDKLRYAMPHPSRKPTGGLEKTAMKSSVDDKLELIKPSPVTPSPTTPPAIAAKNPLIAHLNGGTPQTAIIIPNGKMTNGMTPNYHMNGKTQNGHINGAFIINTNAKQSDV encoded by the exons atgAAAGA TCACCAACCATATAAACGCAAAAGGACGCTGCATAAGATAAGctacacacaaacaacaacaacaaaagccgcCAAAATGCTTCAACACATACCGCCCGCCACAAGCGGGTGTTTCTCCACGCCGCGTCCACGTTTTACGACGCAGCAATGCTTCACGTTCGCACTCGCCTTATTCATTGCCGTGTGTCAACTGCCGGGCGCCACTGTAGCCGTTTTCTCACAGAAAAACTGCCGCGACTTGGGCGCCAACTCGCATTGTCAATGCTCGACGATGCCCTCACGCTACGAAATCCAATGCCCGCCCATGGACTTTAATCACAAATTCACCCTACTAATTAGCCCGGGCGAACATGTACAGATCGATTGTGGTCGCGTGGATGCACGCGAATACAATTTATTGCCGAGCATGTCGATTGGAGATAGCAAAATTGTACAGATCCGTCAGTGTCCGCTGCCCGGTCATGATCCCATAGCGCGCCTCTTTGAACATTTGGGCATAACAAAGGTGAATTATTTGATGTTCGAAAGCGGCGAGTTGGGCGCGAACTTGACACGGCACCACCTTAGTGATCTCAAGAATTTGGCGCATCTGCGCTTTAGCTCAAATAGTTTGACACACATGCCGGAAGATTTGTTCGCCGATTTGGGTAATTTGAATTGGTTAGATTTGCGCTCGAATAATGTCAATTTGACGGAGAAACTTTTTGAACCACTCAAGAATTTGACATTCCTCGAACTGGGCCACAATAATTTGAAAACACTACCGCGTGGCATATTTAAGAATCAGCAAAAGTTGTTGCATCTCAATTTGTGGGGTAATCAATTGCGCAATTTGACTAGAGATGTATTCGAGGATGCCACTTCACTGACAGACATCGATTTAAGCGCGAATAATATTGAGACCTTTGCGCCAGATGTCTTTCAACCGTTAACACAGCTTGGCAGTCTTTATATAAGTGCGAATCATATTCGAGAATTGCCATTTGGACTCTTCTCCAATACTAAAAATTTGACGGAATTCCGTTTGATTAACAATCGTGTTGCGCTCATAGCACTGCCATCAAAGCTTTTTGCCAACTTATCGCACTTGAAGGAAGTGCGTTTGAGTTGCGAACTGGAGAGCGTACCCGAAGATCTGTTCGAAAACTCAAATAAGTTGGCGAATCTAACGCTAAATGATAACATGTTGACCACGCTACCCGAGCAACTGTTAAGAGATCAGCATGAATTGTACGATCTGGATCTGTCGCATAATCGGCTACAAACACTACCTGATGGTCTCTTCCAGAACACGAGAAAGCTAGTGAAACTTAAACTGTCACACAACCAGCTACGCGAAATCTCAAG CGAGCTTTTCAATCCACTGGTCAATCTCGAGCTACTACTGCTGGACAATAACAATTTGCTAACAATCAACATTTACGCCTTCCGCGACACAGCCAACTTAAAGTTTTTGGATTTGGAGAATAATCAAATCGATCTCGCCGAAGCACATGCCGCCATCCTCGAACCCACGGCGTACAGCAACTCTGAGTTCGATGCGAATTCACCATTCCAATTTCTCTACAAGCTGCAACAGCTCAATTTGCGCAACAATTCCATCATGTACATCTTTAACGACTGGAAGACACAGCTGCTCGAACTGCAGAAACTCGACATCAGCTACAACAATATCACCATATTCCATGACCAAGATCTACAGTTCCTCAGCAAACATCCCGTCGAAGTAAATCTCACGCATAATCTCATACACGAAATCAGCTTCAATACAATCCATATCATGGATGCGCCTTTCGCAAACCGACTTGTACGCATAGATCTCAACGACAACCCGCTGCACTGCGACTGCCTTATGCTGCCCTTCTTAAAGTTTATCTTCAACGAGTTCAAAGACAAGTTCGAGAATAAAATTGAGTTGCTGACGTCGAATTTGCAGTGTGAAGGTCCGACCGCATTGCAGGGTAAACATATGGAGGAACTGAGTTACATGGAGCTCCTGTGTCCATTGGATGATAGCGCCTCCAGCGAAAAACGGTGCCCACGCGGCTGCGATTGTTGGGTACGTCCGCATGATTATATGTTGCTGGTGAATTGCTCCAATGGCAATTTGACGCGCTTGCCCGCACTCCCACACGAACCACTACTTAAAGGCATTGTACTGTTTGTGGAGAACAACAATCTTATGAGATTGCCGCTTAGCAGCACGACGGGTTACGCAGATGTGAAGCAACTACACGCTGCCGGCAATCAGTTGCGTGCCATCGAAGCCAACAACTTGCCACTGGGTTTGCAATACTTGGATCTGCGCCACAACATGCTACAGCGCCTAAATGAGAGCGTCTTAGATTACCTGAACAGCAGCAGCACAATGGAAGCACTTTTACTGTCGCACAATGCGTGGCTTTGCGACTGTGAGACAAGACCTTTACTTGAGTTCACACAGAGTGCCACGGTATTGCAGAAACTGAAGGTGCGTGACTTCAATCAGATGCGTTGTGCGATAGATCCAATGAAGCCGCAGAATGTTCAATGGTTCAAAGAGATATCCGTGGCGGATATCTGTCCGACACAAATGGGTTTGGTAATTGCTATGGGCATCAGCATTGCATTGTTGGGTCTGTTGATCGGCATCTGCGTGGCGCTCTTCTACAAATATAATCAAGAGATAAAAGTTTTCCTCTATGCGCACAACTGGTGTCTGTGGTTCGTTACCGAGGAAGAGTTGGACAAGGAAAAGAAGTACGATGCTTTCGTCTCCTACTCACACAAAGATGAATCATTCATCGCAGACTATCTCGTGCCGCAATTGGAACACGGTCCGATACCCTTCAAGCTGTGCATACATGTGCGTGATTTCATTGTTGGTGGCTGCATACCCGATCAGATTATACGCTCAGTGGATGAATCCAGACGCACCATTGTTGTATTGTCACAAAACTTTATCGAATCCGTGTGGGCGCGTATGGAATTCCGTGCAGCTCATCAGTCGGCGCTCAATGAGAAACGCAATCGTTTGATTGTCATCATTTATAGTGACAttgaaaatatcgaaaatttgGATAGCGAACTGCAAGCATATCTAAAGACCAACACCTATCTGAAATGGGGCGATCCATACTTCTGGGACAAACTACGTTATGCCATGCCACATCCTAGCAGAAAGCCGACTGGTGGTTTGGAGAAGACCGCAATGAAGAGTTCGGTCGATGACAAGCTCGAACTCATCAAACCATCACCTGTAACACCCTCACCTACTACACCACCTGCCATAGCGGCGAAAAATCCACTCATAGCCCATCTGAATGGTGGCACGCCACAAACAGCGATCATTATACCCAATGGCAAGATGACGAACGGCATGACGCCCAATTATCACATGAACGGCAAGACACAGAATGGACACATTAACGGCGCTTTTATTATCAATACAAATGCCAAGCAGAGTGATGTATAG